From Theileria annulata chromosome 1, complete sequence, *** SEQUENCING IN PROGRESS ***, one genomic window encodes:
- a CDS encoding uncharacterized protein (SMART 8 transmembrane domains at aa 77-96, 101-123, 129-151, 210-232, 259-281, 302-324, 339-361 and 554-576;~12 probable transmembrane helices predicted for TA21515 by TMHMM2.0 at aa 25-47, 77-96, 101-123, 129-151, 210-232, 259-281, 302-324, 339-361, 554-576, 1751-1769, 1877-1899 and 1914-1936;~Signal anchor predicted for TA21515 by SignalP 2.0 HMM (Signal peptide probability 0.000, signal anchor probability 0.985) with cleavage site probability 0.000 between residues 49 and 50) — protein sequence MKVAGYKVHVDTSRTNRYSSLYHDWFIISVGCFTYFLVGLSLTLVYVLCEMDYFMLSGLFRIQRFFSDDAYYFSKQVVLMYGVIGFIFTLVIGPIGKISCIVWSWILTLTYLVFGTCSYLFGFTQYGKLLIISISIISLITHILMCNFIFFLFDPMTNSTKPTETKSPDENSKKDEKDENSEKSNGDYNTQKANRDRTKHLNAIGPYGSLVYYRVIMFLVGFFLGSPILLFVVRISLSVDTFSEKDPIMSSVDMCRIMMLMFSISVMASIFLTLTFSNASVTEYTLMPFRMISFRRLKKTMFNFFDIELLVVAWIINPLIMTLIPYTTRIHSEFHKFTLFHRLLFSLFLISIMILMHRDILYSCIRTIKLLNASIFNILYTDGYIQIDDEDLRKTPVSTTPYSNYTLGYYADSVSMVPNDISVPSEVSYPYFDNGWDHVENEDKKLLLRSYQILVSLRRLSHYINTGADIDIRNIYNDPDISLCKPQIDTSDESETNPNDPMKSTVYLLNEYKSELMSMIGNSIVGYSNHYSSVISNINYYLCYLRLSILYNKLFLSFSFSSFCSIIVSCSTSIVNNLKLILSMNYNLYYIHRLSTHLHFVYNLISSIQYIEYLMQNMKLFISVIENFTLIGSYLNYLKCVRCLICKLQSFQCKLKKFENLNCIIKNLEAFIKISCFLNCKSCDIKKVQCFTNELKKVQCFIIKFKCIEFDEYIKCIDCLIQNLCFLSKINIITFSFILECSKIVKYNICILEYIRCNILNLQKIYEKINLIQTLMTVIANFRTYSTVLFSFEDAKSIVESLRDIHCTISCLEQLLIKITCTENMDSFICNLKMIECILQRLKTVYCKIDSIQTRIQKINKCLKDSIELNTETLKCLELLVHQLICIEKLIKYFQAIEHLVHNLNYYFYIIQNLQSFLNTIIKHGILESSLKNSEKIKCLIKRLECLENIINDKKLINSISCCLKYYKPIVALFNLIKCQISRSSYSIVKITILSRTTRNKCQIIKAITIIMKNLVCINTVLPCLEQIKCISKLLESIKGVKPKLLAINCFITNLTIIDTLIQSVMSTKNITVCLAISYDRKLILACTNSNLQQNLILINSLLSLKEYIVKFQDLSSIINSIVSGISIFNNIKCIETIISRLAFVESYTNTLKYSNKYNIKYLKFSIESVGRQFLRCSAYSTSIVLFDLTHDIIEDDSHTSLSDQSLRPTIILQSVSILSKNLNDIIWTLFSHNQLEEFIFAISKSYKLFEIRKEIFHILKFADNCCCFCCLKPINRSFPSRQDLINKSQLTGLNPHTLLLYDITVRGKLTHQCLCLVIKYRLKPSRLISTCYFVDILFDFFNTSKRKFDKKTYLSSHTIDMAKFIYLIIAATYKILILLQQRYLCNCDKTCCTSDKSNSCTCCNGIKVPCCSCLKPKADCKCCCKERKSCQQSCCKRTNNNGTSCVCCRCCCICFCRCPDDQYYAYFISMILFISQLLEDVFTFDNEKIRMATQYLSNLITDLNMMYLNPHKLRLNNSSTSGNQTNSVTSFNIGYEIKISESSIELNLWLSKVLGTFNKYSLIIKSLVLITITEVKTSKFTSFCQKWSELSFSLIKDKHVSSETKKHITIITTLISEQYMLTIKNQGSPTALKCCTDKCKCKCCKIICVCIRLFSNKLKLIACQLTETGILDLMNSSFNHEELNQLASDKIKMINNSSESLIKSSKNSRISDSTSSMIYGSDFDHINPKYFGYDDVYRPHPHFGSGYFKFVLSRVFIVIILLFMFIFIRTRFDRFVKPDIFGAYLIKVDSNINRFREVLHNRLGHSIRNIGRIGSLDSLFDDMPDPSHHLVFEYPELADIQDLKSWSESDSISDTFTDAIYDEQSRTVQESRRRKVAFYIFIVVFSLLSSLYLNFVVRDLSVMLNLDHNTWSYFISITILMGMLISLVVKYCVHLYDFVYVLEKYSNRLTKIESFVDDSFGGITGNLSYTSKFLILFQLLRSLKTDIVSLFSMNYPYHIPAQSLMKNKVYPYKDMTTDMERMMTCENIECIRNMVLETIGTPESMDLQNILDFISYAAIRNSSEFDKYHGYFSGNERYLAWRLGKLLSHNFFLLTYGRYSCILEMDHIIRNLQVPITQFHNCQMLWQLFGNYESNLISLKCLGEESIGVPLTAIQRDVLRNKFNEEYVGEFTKYQEFIMRNLHINIDDADDEECSCYFPYPELIKCPLDRDKVARLTREYFGDNRRLSLSLPTTNCNVTKQISNQTKSSSVSVTKFCDHWLNMRLGYCDTEECEKAVRFAHELVVSKLSSDSDVFESIKETIASLKLNILNTEEVYETPEDIHVPIKSSEHKSLKDYTNKLNELRYKTSDNYQDTVLDYLNRYMMETMTNTEKIMVPLGIFLSWYGIPICEEHIRNMGKFQYLI from the coding sequence ATGAAAGTGGCTGGATATAAGGTTCATGTAGATACTAGTAGGACTAATCGTTACTCTAGTCTCTACCATGATTGGTTTATCATCTCTGTAGGTTgttttacatattttctGGTTGGTCTATCACTTACTTTAGTTTATGTATTATGTGAGATGGATTATTTCATGTTATCTGGTTTATTTCGTATCCAGAGATTCTTTTCAGATGATGcttattattttagtaaaCAGGTTGTTCTAATGTATGGTGTGATTGGCTTCATATTTACACTTGTCATTGGACCAATTGGTAAGATCTCATGTATAGTGTGGTCTTGGATTCTGACACTAACATATCTTGTGTTTGGAACATGCTCTTACTTGTTTGGATTCACTCAGTATGGTAAGTTGTTAATTATATCCATCAGCATAATATCACTCATAACACATATTCTGATGTGTAACTTCATATTCTTCCTATTTGATCCAATGACCAATTCTACAAAACCAACTGAAACCAAGTCACCAGATGAGAACTCTAAGAAAGATGAGAAAGATGAGAACTCTGAGAAAAGTAACGGAGATTATAACACTCAGAAAGCTAATAGAGATAGAACTAAGCACTTGAATGCTATTGGTCCATATGGATCATTAGTATACTATAGGGTAATTATGTTCCTGGTTGGATTTTTTCTCGGATCACCTATCCTCTTATTTGTGGTGAGGATTAGTTTATCTGTAGATACATTTTCTGAAAAGGATCCTATCATGTCCTCAGTTGACATGTGTAGAATAATGATGCTCATGTTCTCAATATCAGTTATGGCCAGTATATTCCTTACACttacattttcaaatgCATCAGTAACTGAATATACATTGATGCCATTTCGTATGATATCTTTTAGAAGACTTAAGAAGACTATGTTTAACTTCTTTGATATAGAGTTATTGGTTGTAGCCTGGATCATCAATCCTCTAATCATGACATTAATTCCATACACTACTAGGATCCATTCCGAGTTCCATAAATTCACACTATTTCATAGACTATTATTCTCATTGTTTCTTATTTCCATAATGATACTGATGCACAGAGATATACTCTATAGCTGTATCAGGAccataaaattacttaatGCATCAATATTCAACATCTTATATACTGATGGATATATACAGATCGATGATGAAGATCTTAGGAAGACACCTGTATCAACAACTCCATATTCTAACTACACACTTGGATATTATGCTGATTCAGTATCTATGGTTCCAAATGATATATCAGTTCCATCAGAAGTATCATATCCTTACTTTGATAATGGCTGGGATCATGTTGAGAATGAGGATAAAAAACTCTTGCTTAGGTCATACCAGATTCTTGTATCACTTCGGAGACTATCACACTATATTAATACTGGAGCTGATATTGATATTCGTAACATCTATAATGATCCAGACATATCATTGTGTAAACCACAAATAGATACATCAGATGAATCTGAGACTAATCCTAATGATCCAATGAAATCCACAGTATACCTACtgaatgaatataaaagtgAACTTATGTCAATGATAGGTAATTCAATTGTTGGATATAGTAATCACTACTCTTCTGTTATATCAAATATCAACTATTACCTGTGCTATTTAAGATTGTCCattctttataataaattatttctttcgttttccttttcttctttttgtTCTATTATAGTTTCTTGTTCTACTTcaattgttaataatttaaaactaattCTCTCAATGAATTATAATctatattatattcatcGTCTATCAACTCATTTACATTTCGtctataatttaatttctagTATTCAGtatattgaatatttgatgcaaaatatgaaattattcatttctgtaatagaaaattttacattaatCGGATCAtatcttaattatttaaaatgtgtcAGATGTTTAATATGTAAGCTACAATCTTTCCAGTgtaaattgaaaaaatttgaaaatttaaattgtattataaaaaatttagaagcttttattaaaatttcatgttttttaaattgCAAAAGTTGTGATATTAAAAAGGTTCAGTGTTTTACTAATGAGCTAAAAAAGGTTCAgtgttttataattaagtttaaatgtatagaattcgatgaatatataaaatgtattgaTTGTTTGATTCAAAATCTTTGTTTTCTTtcaaaaataaacataattaCCTTCAGCTTTATATTGGAATGCTCTAAAATTGTtaagtataatatttgtatattagAGTATATAAGGTGCAATATCTTGAACTTGcagaaaatttatgaaaaaattaatttgattcaAACTTTAATGACAGTTATAGCCAATTTCCGAACTTATTCCACTGTCCTATTTTCTTTTGAAGATGCTAAATCAATTGTAGAAAGCTTAAGAGATATTCACTGCACCATCTCTTGTTTAGAACAGCTTTTGATTAAAATAACTTGTACAGAAAATATGGATTCATTTATATGTAATCTAAAAATGATAGAATGTATTTTACAAAGATTAAAAACTGTTTATTGCAAAATAGACAGTATTCAAACAAgaatacaaaaaattaataaatgtttgAAAGATTCCATTGAACTTAACACAGAAACTTTAAAGTGTTTAGAATTACTAGTTCATCAATTAATATGTATtgagaaattaataaaatattttcaagCTATAGAGCACCTTGttcataatttaaattattatttttatataatccAAAATTTACAATCTTTTCTAAATACCATAATTAAACACGGAATATTAGAATCttctttaaaaaattcaGAAAAAATCAAATGCTTGATTAAGCGATTAGAGTGtcttgaaaatataataaatgataagaaattaattaactCTATTTCATGTTGTctgaaatattataaacCTATAGTAgctttatttaatttgattaagTGCCAAATTTCCAGATCAAGTTATAGCATAGTAAAGATCACAATTTTAAGCCGAACTACTAGAAATAAATGTCAGATTATAAAGGCTATCACCATtataatgaagaatttaGTCTGCATTAACACTGTTTTGCCTTGCTTAgaacaaattaaatgtatttcAAAGTTATTGGAATCCATAAAGGGTGTTAAACCCAAACTACTTGctataaattgttttattacaaatttgaCAATAATTGACACTTTGATACAAAGCGTTATGTcaacaaaaaatataacagTTTGTTTGGCAATTAGTTATGACCGAAAACTTATTTTGGCATGTactaattctaatttacaacaaaatttaatattaataaattctcTTCTTAGCCTCAAAGAGtatattgttaaatttcAAGATTTATCATCTATTATTAACAGCATAGTGTCAGGgatatcaatttttaataatataaagtGTATAGAAACAATTATAAGTCGTTTGGCATTTGTCGAATCGTATACTAATACACTAAAATActctaataaatataatataaaatacttGAAGTTTTCAATAGAATCTGTAGGCAGACAGTTTTTACGTTGTTCTGCCTATTCTACGTCCATTGTTTTATTCGATTTGACTCATGACATAATTGAGGATGATTCACATACTTCATTATCTGATCAATCACTGAGACCTACAATTATTTTGCAGTCAGTATCTATATTATCCAAAAATCTGAATGACATTATATGGACTTTGTTTTCACACAATCAGCTGGAAGAATTCATATTTGCTATATCAAAATCTTACAAGCTATTTGAAATTCGTAAAGAAATTTTTCATATACTAAAATTTGCTGATAATTGTTGCTGTTTCTGTTGCCTTAAACCTATAAATCGTTCATTCCCTTCCCGTCAAGACCtgattaataaatcacAGCTAACTGGTTTGAATCCTCATACATTGCTTTTATATGATATCACTGTAAGAGGTAAATTAACACATCAATGTCTCTGTTTAGTAATTAAGTATAGATTAAAACCAAGTCGTCTGATATCCACATGTTATTTTGTTGATATATTATTCGATTTTTTTAACACTAGTAAAAGAAAGTTTGACAAAAAAACTTATTTATCATCTCACACTATCGATATGGCAaagtttatttatttaatcaTTGCTGCCActtacaaaattttaattttattacaacAAAGGTATCTGTGCAATTGTGACAAAACATGTTGTACTTCTGATAAAAGTAATAGTTGCACTTGTTGCAATGGTATAAAAGTCCCATGTTGCTCCTGTCTAAAACCTAAAGCTGACTGCAAATGTTGCTGTAAAGAAAGGAAAAGTTGCCAACAATCATGCTGTAAACGAACAAACAATAATGGTACATCATGTGTTTGCTGTAGATGTTGCTGTATATGCTTCTGCAGATGTCCAGATGATCAGTACTATGCCTACTTTATATCGATGATTCTTTTTATATCACAGCTCTTGGAAGATGTTTTTACCTTTGACAATGAGAAGATTCGAATGGCAACTCAgtatttatctaatttgATAACTGACCTGAATATGATGTATTTAAACCCTCATAAATTAAGGCTAAACAATTCATCAACTAGTGGTAACCAAACTAATAGTGTAAcatcttttaatattggatatgaaattaaaatatcagAAAGTAgtatagaattaaatttatggCTAAGCAAAGTTTTGGGAacttttaataaatattccttaattattaaatcacttgtattaataacaattaCAGAAGTTAAAACCTCTAAATTTACTTCATTCTGTCAAAAATGGTCCGAGTTATCCTTTTCTCTCATTAAAGATAAGCATGTTTCATCTGAAACAAAAAAACACATCACGATTATCACAACTCTTATTTCAGAACAATACATGTTGACAATAAAAAATCAAGGATCACCTACAGCTTTAAAATGTTGTACAGATAAGTGCAAATGCAAGtgttgtaaaataatatgtgTTTGTATTAGGTTATTTTCCAATAAGTTAAAACTAATAGCTTGCCAATTAACAGAGACTGGAATATTAGACTTGATGAATTCATCATTTAACCATGAGGAATTAAATCAGTTAGCATctgataaaataaaaatgattaataATAGTTCTGAAAGTTTGATTAAATCTAGTAAGAACTCTAGGATCAGTGATTCTACAAGTTCCATGATCTATGGTAGTGATTTTGATCATATTAATCCTAAATATTTTGGTTATGATGATGTATATAGACCTCATCCACATTTTGGTTCAGGATACTTTAAGTTTGTACTTAGCAGAGTATTCATTGTCATTATCTTATTGTTCATGTTCATATTCATAAGGACTAGATTTGATAGATTTGTCAAGCCTGATATCTTTGGTGCTTATTTGATCAAGGTAGATTCTAACATTAATAGGTTTAGAGAAGTACTTCATAATAGACTAGGTCACAGCATTAGGAACATTGGTAGGATCGGAAGCCTCGATAGTTTATTTGATGATATGCCAGATCCAAGTCATCATCTAGTATTTGAATATCCAGAGTTAGCTGATATTCAAGATCTTAAGTCATGGTCTGAGAGTGACTCAATATCTGACACATTCACAGATGCTATCTATGATGAGCAGAGTAGGACTGTTCAGGAGTCTAGGAGGAGAAAGGTAGCTTTCTACATATTCATAGTTGTCTTCTCACTTCTATCATCACTTTATTTGAACTTTGTAGTTAGGGATCTATCAGTGATGTTAAACTTAGATCATAATACTTGGTCATACTTCATAAGTATTACTATTCTGATGGGTATGTTAATAAGCCTAGTGGTTAAGTATTGTGTTCATCTCTATGACTTTGTTTATGTTCTAGAGAAGTATAGTAATAGGTTAACTAAGATTGAGAGTTTTGTTGATGATAGTTTTGGTGGAATCACTGGTAACCTAAGTTACACATCCAAGTTCCTCATTCTCTTTCAATTACTAAGATCATTGAAGACTGATATTGTATCACTATTCAGTATGAATTATCCGTACCATATACCAGCTCAAAGTCTGATGAAGAATAAGGTATATCCATACAAGGATATGACAACTGATATGGAGAGAATGATGACATGTGAGAATATAGAATGTATCAGGAATATGGTCCTAGAAACTATTGGAACACCAGAATCCATGGATCTACAAAATATACTTGACTTTATATCATATGCAGCCATAAGGAATAGTTCTGAGTTTGATAAGTATCATGGTTACTTTAGTGGCAATGAACGTTATTTAGCTTGGAGACTTGGTAAACTACTGAGTCATAACTTCTTCCTTCTAACTTATGGAAGATACTCATGTATTCTTGAGATGGATCATATTATTAGGAATCTACAGGTTCCCATAACACAGTTCCATAACTGTCAGATGCTATGGCAACTATTTGGCAACTATGAGTCTAACCTCATCTCACTCAAATGTTTGGGTGAAGAATCAATAGGTGTACCACTTACTGCGATTCAGAGAGATGTTCTAAGAAACAAGTTCAATGAGGAGTATGTTGGTGAATTCACCAAATACCAGGAGTTCATAATGAGGAACCTTCATATCAATATAGATGATGctgatgatgaagaatGCAGTTGTTACTTTCCATATCCAGAATTAATCAAGTGTCCACTTGATAGAGACAAGGTGGCTAGGCTCACAAGAGAGTATTTTGGTGACAATAGGAGACTCAGTCTATCACTTCCTACAACCAACTGCAATGTAACCAAACAGATCTCAAATCAAACCAAGTCTTCAAGTGTTTCAGTCACTAAGTTCTGTGATCATTGGTTAAATATGAGACTTGGCTATTGTGATACCGAGGAATGTGAGAAGGCTGTAAGATTTGCACACGAACTTGTAGTGTCAAAACTATCCAGTGACTCAGATGTATTTGAGTCAATTAAGGAAACTATAGCTAGTTTGAAATTGAATATTCTGAATACAGAAGAAGTCTATGAGACTCCAGAAGATATCCACGTACCTATAAAATCTTCAGAACATAAATCACTTAAGGATTATACTAATAAACTTAATGAACTAAGATACAAGACTTCTGATAACTATCAGGATACAGTTCTTGATTATCTAAACAGATACATGATGGAGACCATGACTAATACTGAGAAGATTATGGTCCCATTAGGTATATTCTTATCCTGGTATGGAATACCAATATGTGAAGAGCATATAAGAAATATGGGTAAATTTCAATATCTCATATGA
- a CDS encoding glutathione synthetase, putative — protein sequence MPVFLPELTKLLKSLVVCKNEENSDKIKIPSDYPLLPNERNFEICVDATRNLLFKGGMIQKIELINDLGENSSEKYQLEAYDGILTMVNFVLFPLPFPLKCYQDCCLASTILVEIVDEMSMDLELLNDVFSQLLKYDKFVRDLLEISNEVYGTGGRNIKDDLRTYVCRSDYFIHIDGLSKNNSQEENEFCKSCYYDHCLCSFSASNHTKENKQLEFKLVECNNTASSVSHHSELVHKVHEKLLKTNLVDVNDLEEEQAERLLLEKEKLHIYNNPDTCFSYAIYESHKMYINKYKPIFGKNRVCVFLVVRDNLNNYYDTYFIANDMFDRYGVHVKTVCPKQMICWMKKKTLLLVSEWEHNSDGTVKLLKYDDCNNKLHPGRLVVIMNSQSDPNHLNKLDCFEVSTVYSRDYYDPKLMESDERVLMRKFLEFSDAIKIPTSVAQLVNTKRAQMYFSKPQNIERLVALYNKRVKGVKRNNDNIELVKQTTILQVDPSLESSSEVVNDAIQTPSDYILKSNGEGGSACTFGAEISEKLRTALNNREELCQYVLMKKIKTPSQPALFVKNLKNGSFEVKGHNSLTELGIYHYALYDGSECKANEFVGYLARTKPEFVTGGGIGAGFGFVNSLLLF from the exons ATGCCAGTTTTCCTTCCAGAACTGACCAAACTCCTAAAGAGCCTCGTTGTCTGTAAAAATGAGGAAAACTCTGACAAGATTAAGATTCCATCAGACTATCCACTCCTTCCGAACGAGAGAAACTTTGAAATATGTGTAGATGCTACAAGGAACCTGTTGTTTAAAGGAGGAATGATCCAAAAAATAGAACTCATAAATGACTTGGGAGAAAACTCGTCGGAAAAGTACCAACTTGAGGCTTATGATGGCATTCTTACCATGgtaaattttgttttattcCCGCTACCTTTTCCGCTAAAATGCTATCAGGATTGTTGTTTAGCCTCTACGATTCTGGTTGAGATAGTGGATGAAATGTCAATGGACCTCGAGCTACTAAATGATGTATTTAGCCAACTTTTGAAGTATGATAAGTTTGTCAGAGATTTGTTAGAGATTTCAAATGAAGTTTATGGCACTGGAGGTCGAAATATTAAAGATGATCTCAGGACGTATGTATGCAGATCGGATTACTTTATACACATCGACGGTCTTTCAAAGAATAACTCACAAGAAGAAAACGAATTTTGTAAATCGTGTTATTATGATCATTGTTTATGCAGCTTTTCTGCATCTAACCATACCAAGG agAACAAACAATTGGAATTCAAATTGGTTGAATGTAACAATACAGCGTCCTCGGTATCACATCACTCGGAACTGGTGCACAAGGTTCATGAAAAGCTGTTAAAGACTAATCTTGTTGACGTTAATGACCTGGAAGAGGAACAGGCAGAGAGACTTTTGTTGGAAAAGGAAAAACTTCACATATATAATAACCCTGATACTTGCTTCTCATATGCAATATATGAATCACATAAAATgtacattaataaatataaaccCATATTTGGAAAAAACAGAGTCTGTGTTTTCCTGGTGGTCAGAGACAACCTCaacaattattatgatACCTATTTTATAGCAAATGATATGTTTGATAGATACGGGGTTCATGTGAAAACCGTTTGTCCTAAACAAATGATTTGTTGGATGAAGAAAAAAACTCTTTTGCTGGTTAGTGAGTGGGAACACAACAGTGACGGTACAGTTAAACTGCTAAAGTATGATGACTGTAACAATAAACTTCACCCTGGACGACTGGTAGTAATCATGAATTCACAGTCAGACCCAAACCATCTGAACAAACTTGATTGTTTTGAGGTCAGTACGGTATATTCAAGGGATTACTATGATCCAAAACTTATGGAATCGGATGAAAGGGTCCTAATGAGAAAATTTCTTGAGTTTTCAGACGCCATTAAAATTCCAACAAGTGTGGCTCAACTGGTTAATACCAAACGTGCTCAAATGTACTTCAGTAAACCCCAGAATATTGAAAGATTAGTGGCTTTATACAACAAGAGAGTTAAG GGTGTTAAAAGGAATAATGACAATATCGAGCTTGTTAAACAGACTACAATTCTACAGGTTGACCCATCATTGGAGTCAAGTTCAGAAGTCGTAAATGATGCAATTCAAACCCCTTCAGACTACATACTTAAAAGCAACGGCGAGGGTGGATCAGCCTGTACATTTGGAGCTGAAATTTCCGAAAAGTTGAGAACTGCTCTCAATAACAGGGAGGAACTTTGCCAGTATGTTCTAATGAAGAAGATTAAAACACCCTCACAGCCAGCTTTGTTTGtaaagaatttgaaaaatggGTCATTTGAAGTTAAGGGTCACAATAGTCTGACCGAACTTGGTATATATCACTATGCATTATATGATGGTTCTGAATGTAAAGCCAATGAATTCGTCGGTTATCTAGCAAGAACTAAACCGGAATTTGTAACAGGAGGAGGAATTGGAGCTGGATTTGGTTTTGTGAACTCTTTACTActgttttaa